A single genomic interval of Oceanithermus profundus DSM 14977 harbors:
- a CDS encoding FGGY family carbohydrate kinase, which yields MHRPETETAFLVVDQGGHASRAIVFDARGRPLAAAARAIRARRPDELRAEYDGAALWAQVAAAVREALAAAPGPLAAAGLATQRSNVACWDRHSGEPLGPVISWQDRRAWRAVEALRAREAWIHERTGLFLTPHYGASKLRWCLERLPEVRRAHEEGRLGFGPMAAWLAGRLAGGAARAADVVNASRTQLVALETRDWDEELLRLFGVPRDPLPPVVPNAWGYGSLEAAPEVPLALVTGDQNAALFAYGELDEATAYVNAGTGTFVLRTTGSRRVRAGRLLSGVLHEGGGRVEYVLEGTVNGAGSALAWFERTYGVEDLTGRLEGWLAQVPVSPLVFLNGVSGLGSPFWRARFPVRFEGEGGLAEKAAAVVESIVFMLAVNLEEQARYLPAPRRVRLTGGLANLDGLAQRLADLTGLVVERPPELEATARGAAFLLAGRPADWEPGGAPDVFEPRANPGLEANYARWRAAVERELGR from the coding sequence ATGCACAGGCCCGAGACCGAGACCGCCTTCCTGGTCGTCGACCAGGGCGGGCACGCCAGCCGCGCCATCGTCTTCGACGCCCGCGGACGGCCGCTCGCCGCGGCGGCGCGCGCGATCCGCGCCCGCCGGCCCGACGAGCTGCGGGCCGAGTACGACGGCGCGGCGCTCTGGGCGCAGGTCGCCGCGGCGGTGCGCGAAGCGCTCGCCGCCGCTCCCGGCCCGCTCGCCGCGGCCGGCCTGGCCACCCAGCGCTCGAACGTGGCCTGCTGGGACCGGCACAGCGGCGAACCGCTGGGCCCGGTGATCAGCTGGCAGGACCGCCGTGCCTGGCGCGCGGTGGAGGCGCTGCGCGCGCGCGAGGCCTGGATCCACGAGCGCACCGGCCTCTTCCTGACGCCCCACTACGGCGCCAGCAAGCTGCGCTGGTGCCTGGAACGCCTGCCCGAGGTGCGCCGGGCTCACGAGGAGGGCCGGCTGGGCTTCGGGCCCATGGCCGCCTGGCTCGCGGGGCGGCTGGCGGGCGGGGCGGCCCGCGCCGCCGACGTGGTGAACGCCAGCCGCACCCAGCTTGTGGCCCTGGAAACGCGCGACTGGGACGAGGAGCTTTTGCGCCTCTTCGGCGTGCCGCGGGACCCGCTGCCGCCGGTGGTGCCCAACGCCTGGGGCTACGGATCGCTGGAGGCCGCGCCGGAGGTGCCGCTGGCGCTCGTCACCGGCGATCAGAACGCCGCCCTCTTCGCCTACGGCGAGCTGGACGAGGCCACGGCCTACGTCAACGCCGGCACCGGCACCTTCGTGCTGCGGACCACCGGCAGCCGGCGGGTGCGGGCCGGGCGGCTGCTCTCCGGGGTGCTGCACGAAGGCGGGGGGCGGGTGGAGTACGTGCTCGAGGGCACGGTCAACGGCGCCGGCTCGGCGCTGGCCTGGTTCGAGCGAACCTACGGGGTGGAGGACCTGACGGGCCGGCTGGAGGGCTGGCTGGCGCAGGTGCCGGTGAGCCCGCTCGTCTTCCTGAACGGCGTTTCCGGGCTGGGGTCGCCCTTCTGGCGGGCGCGCTTCCCGGTGCGCTTCGAGGGGGAGGGCGGCCTGGCCGAGAAGGCGGCGGCCGTGGTGGAGAGCATCGTCTTCATGCTGGCCGTCAACCTGGAGGAGCAGGCCCGCTACCTGCCCGCGCCGCGGCGCGTCCGCCTTACCGGCGGCTTGGCGAACCTGGACGGGCTGGCCCAAAGGCTCGCCGACCTGACGGGGCTCGTGGTGGAGCGGCCCCCGGAGCTCGAGGCGACGGCCCGGGGGGCGGCCTTCCTGCTCGCCGGCCGGCCGGCGGACTGGGAACCGGGCGGCGCGCCCGACGTCTTCGAGCCGCGCGCGAACCCGGGGCTCGAGGCGAACTACGCCCGCTGGCGGGCGGCGGTGGAACGGGAGCTGGGGCGCTGA
- a CDS encoding A/G-specific adenine glycosylase → MNTAVVEVRGREITNALLRWGEKNLRDFPWRGTRDPYRIFVAEFLLQRTRAEQVVPAYEELVRKYPGFEELAGADPSGLLEIIRPLGLHRRANLLQNAARIIKEQFGGLLPPSMKELTSIEGVGTYTAAAILAALYDLPAPAVDTNTLRVLGRVFGLEIKESSRKKREYRDLIESLVPKGQARLYIYALLDLAATVCTPRNPACDRCPLIRICHKGGGNGL, encoded by the coding sequence GTGAACACTGCCGTTGTGGAAGTTAGAGGTCGCGAGATAACCAACGCACTGCTGCGCTGGGGGGAGAAAAACCTGCGCGATTTTCCATGGCGCGGAACGCGTGACCCTTACCGTATCTTCGTGGCGGAATTCTTGCTTCAGCGTACCCGGGCGGAGCAGGTGGTTCCAGCGTACGAAGAGTTGGTGCGTAAATACCCGGGGTTTGAGGAACTTGCCGGGGCGGACCCGTCCGGGTTGCTGGAAATCATACGCCCCCTAGGTCTGCACCGGAGGGCAAATTTACTGCAAAATGCAGCACGAATAATTAAGGAGCAATTCGGCGGCCTGTTGCCCCCTTCAATGAAAGAGCTAACCTCGATCGAGGGGGTGGGCACCTACACCGCCGCTGCCATTCTTGCGGCACTGTATGACCTTCCTGCACCTGCTGTAGACACAAACACTCTTCGCGTGCTCGGAAGGGTGTTCGGCCTAGAGATTAAGGAGTCATCGCGAAAGAAGCGTGAGTACCGTGATCTGATAGAGTCGTTGGTTCCGAAGGGGCAGGCGCGTCTTTATATATACGCTCTGCTGGATCTGGCGGCGACGGTCTGCACACCCCGGAATCCGGCGTGCGACAGGTGCCCCCTGATCCGTATATGTCATAAGGGAGGCGGAAATGGGCTTTAG
- a CDS encoding DNA cytosine methyltransferase, whose protein sequence is MRVIDLYAGMGGISWGFSQEGFHVTGLDINPLSPDIFELNGIGKVIVTDLRDYQIQNLVPRVREEPLVLVGGPSCRPWSNVNRRRHLFGPAHPDYVLMIKFLNAVTALKPEVFLMENVLPIASDPGFRKKITSLKRHYWVEETRVRYSEYGAPTSRVRFFAVGFRRGKRVNHARSFLRKLDEERRRSRPRTAGDVLADYVRLGYGEAPDHHWPNFRTINRYEDKYRSNRYGWYRLDPEKPAPSFGNVMKTYTLPPWVGNGHGVPLRVISVREAMALIGFDRTFRFPEGASMKTRYQMVADAVSPVFSRIAARAIREILEEEM, encoded by the coding sequence ATGAGAGTCATTGACCTTTACGCCGGGATGGGTGGAATCTCGTGGGGATTCTCGCAAGAGGGTTTTCATGTTACAGGGCTGGACATCAATCCCCTTTCCCCGGACATCTTTGAGTTAAACGGCATTGGCAAGGTTATCGTCACCGACCTCCGAGATTATCAGATTCAGAACCTAGTCCCCCGGGTACGGGAAGAGCCATTGGTGTTGGTGGGGGGGCCTTCCTGCCGACCGTGGAGTAACGTGAATCGCCGCCGCCACCTTTTTGGGCCGGCACACCCGGATTACGTGTTAATGATTAAATTCCTGAATGCCGTGACGGCCCTCAAGCCAGAAGTGTTCTTGATGGAAAACGTTCTGCCTATAGCCAGCGACCCTGGCTTTCGGAAAAAGATCACCTCTCTGAAGCGGCATTACTGGGTTGAGGAGACCCGGGTCCGGTATTCGGAGTATGGAGCCCCCACCTCGCGGGTACGCTTCTTTGCGGTCGGTTTCCGCCGGGGGAAGCGGGTGAACCACGCCCGGAGCTTTTTAAGGAAACTCGATGAAGAGCGCCGCCGTTCCCGACCAAGAACAGCAGGGGACGTTCTTGCTGATTACGTAAGGCTGGGATATGGGGAGGCGCCTGATCATCACTGGCCTAACTTTAGAACCATCAACCGGTACGAGGACAAGTACCGCTCAAATAGATATGGCTGGTACAGGCTTGATCCCGAAAAACCTGCGCCCTCTTTCGGGAATGTGATGAAAACCTATACCCTCCCCCCCTGGGTCGGGAACGGCCACGGGGTCCCCCTGCGCGTTATTTCTGTCAGGGAGGCCATGGCCCTGATAGGGTTTGACCGCACCTTTAGATTCCCTGAGGGGGCTTCCATGAAAACTCGCTATCAGATGGTTGCGGACGCCGTAAGTCCCGTGTTTTCAAGGATTGCTGCGCGCGCTATACGTGAAATCCTCGAGGAAGAGATGTGA
- a CDS encoding DUF4405 domain-containing protein, which yields MQTAARRGPAARRRAFQWRAWVTLVLLGAATWLAVSGVVLYLAPSGRVAKTVDWRLLWLAKEQWEALHTVFGFVFLALVGLHLKYNLRSILAYLRRRAAAAARVRREAAGATLVLLLVTLAAVYGWTPVRQVMAWSEGMNAVWERWGAERGFTVVSAEEAHAEAEGAGSGGYGRLSVADLAAQEGVPLEAALRRLAQAGVGAQPADNLLALSGRTGVAPGDLAAIVRGEPVGEGD from the coding sequence ATGCAAACGGCAGCGAGGCGGGGACCGGCGGCGCGCAGGCGGGCGTTTCAGTGGCGGGCCTGGGTCACCCTGGTGCTCCTGGGCGCGGCCACTTGGCTGGCGGTCTCGGGGGTGGTGCTCTACCTGGCCCCCTCGGGGCGGGTGGCCAAGACCGTGGACTGGCGGCTCCTGTGGCTGGCGAAGGAGCAGTGGGAGGCGCTGCACACCGTCTTCGGCTTCGTCTTCCTGGCGCTCGTGGGGCTGCACCTGAAGTACAACCTTCGCTCGATCCTCGCCTACCTGCGGCGCCGGGCGGCCGCGGCCGCCCGGGTGCGCCGCGAGGCCGCCGGGGCGACCCTGGTCCTGCTGCTCGTCACCCTGGCCGCGGTCTACGGGTGGACGCCGGTGCGCCAGGTGATGGCCTGGAGCGAGGGGATGAACGCGGTCTGGGAGCGTTGGGGCGCCGAGCGGGGCTTCACCGTGGTGAGCGCGGAGGAGGCCCACGCCGAAGCCGAAGGCGCCGGGTCGGGCGGTTACGGCCGGCTGAGCGTGGCCGACCTGGCGGCGCAGGAGGGGGTGCCCCTGGAGGCGGCGCTGCGGCGTCTGGCGCAGGCGGGGGTGGGCGCGCAGCCCGCGGACAACCTGCTCGCCCTGAGCGGCCGCACGGGCGTCGCCCCCGGCGACCTGGCGGCGATCGTGCGCGGCGAGCCCGTCGGCGAGGGCGACTGA
- a CDS encoding phosphoribosyltransferase — MGEVRTLPELQGRTRVFEDRADAGRVLARWLEPEWKGAERGIVLAVPAGGVPVGLELARGLELPLDLIFVRKLHFPDNPEAGFGAVGEGGALLVDPEAARFLGEDVVRAVVLRERRALAERVRRLRGDRPPPRLAGRPVLLTDDGLASGASMLVAVREARARGAERVEVAVPTASGEAARRVAAEADRVWVANLRSGPPFAVADAYRNWRDLSTEEVAALLRS; from the coding sequence ATGGGCGAGGTGCGCACGCTGCCCGAGCTGCAGGGGCGGACCCGGGTCTTCGAGGACCGGGCGGACGCCGGGCGGGTGCTGGCGCGCTGGCTCGAGCCCGAGTGGAAGGGCGCCGAGCGCGGGATCGTGCTGGCCGTGCCCGCCGGGGGCGTGCCCGTGGGGCTCGAGCTGGCCCGCGGCCTGGAGCTCCCCCTGGACCTGATCTTCGTGCGCAAGCTGCACTTCCCCGACAACCCCGAGGCCGGCTTCGGCGCGGTGGGCGAGGGCGGCGCGCTGCTCGTGGACCCCGAGGCGGCCCGGTTCCTGGGCGAGGACGTCGTGCGGGCCGTGGTGCTCCGGGAGCGGCGGGCCCTGGCCGAGCGCGTCCGCCGGCTGCGGGGCGACCGGCCGCCGCCGCGGCTCGCCGGACGCCCGGTCCTGCTCACCGACGACGGCCTCGCCTCGGGCGCGTCGATGCTCGTGGCCGTGCGCGAGGCGCGCGCCCGCGGGGCGGAGCGGGTGGAGGTGGCCGTCCCCACGGCCTCCGGGGAGGCGGCCCGGCGCGTGGCCGCGGAGGCCGACCGGGTCTGGGTCGCCAACCTGCGCTCCGGGCCGCCCTTCGCCGTCGCCGACGCCTACCGGAACTGGCGCGACCTGAGCACCGAAGAGGTAGCGGCCCTGCTGCGTTCCTAG
- a CDS encoding 30S ribosomal protein S1, which translates to MTMEQALQEAESRLGAKVRRGQVLTGRVVFVGSEGVAVDVGAKVEGIIPFNQLTEEPLSEEELKKMLKPGDEVEVYVVRVDLPNNVIILSKKRAEADKAWRKIVELAEKGEPVEVTVREKVRGGLVAYLEGVRAFIPASQVDIKRVAELDEFVGQTIPVKITEINRKKGRVILSRRVLLEEDQKKKRAEVLEGLEPGAEVEGKVVEVTDFGAFVNLGAIDGLIHRSELSWGRFEHPREVVKVGDEVKAKVLSVDKERERVNLSIKALTPDPWQTAAEKYEVGQRIKGKVVGLTPFGAFVEIEPGLEGLIHITEMSWTKRPRHPSEVLKEGEEVEAVVLRIDPEQRRLSLGLRQTLPDPWKELPEKYPPGTVVKGKITGVTDFGVFVEIEDGIEGLVHISELDYEHIDNPAEKFKKGEELEVVVLNIDATDQRVSLSRKRLLPPPVPTEDEEQEKKRRPRQKKAKGGPKRGGPRGPRRERELPGIATAQGADLGSFVGGESNTSVKLGDLYGDLLADLGLEEEAPAEPAGESEG; encoded by the coding sequence ATGACGATGGAGCAAGCGCTCCAGGAGGCCGAGAGCCGGCTGGGCGCCAAGGTGCGCCGCGGCCAGGTGCTGACGGGCCGCGTCGTCTTCGTGGGCAGCGAAGGGGTGGCGGTCGACGTAGGCGCAAAGGTCGAAGGCATCATCCCGTTCAACCAGCTGACCGAAGAACCCCTCTCCGAGGAAGAGCTCAAGAAGATGCTCAAGCCCGGGGACGAGGTCGAGGTCTACGTGGTGCGCGTCGACCTTCCCAATAACGTCATCATCCTCTCCAAGAAGCGCGCCGAGGCCGACAAGGCCTGGCGCAAGATCGTGGAGCTGGCCGAGAAGGGCGAACCCGTCGAGGTGACCGTGCGCGAGAAGGTGCGCGGCGGCCTGGTGGCCTACCTGGAGGGCGTGCGCGCCTTCATTCCCGCGTCGCAGGTCGACATCAAGCGGGTGGCCGAGCTCGACGAGTTCGTGGGGCAGACGATCCCCGTCAAGATCACCGAGATCAACCGCAAGAAGGGCCGGGTCATCCTCTCGCGACGGGTGCTGCTCGAGGAGGACCAGAAGAAGAAGCGCGCCGAGGTGCTGGAAGGCCTCGAGCCCGGCGCCGAGGTGGAGGGGAAGGTCGTCGAGGTGACCGACTTCGGCGCCTTCGTCAACCTGGGCGCGATCGACGGCCTGATCCACCGCAGCGAGCTCTCCTGGGGCCGTTTCGAGCACCCCCGCGAGGTCGTCAAGGTGGGCGACGAGGTCAAGGCCAAGGTGCTCTCGGTCGACAAGGAGCGCGAGCGCGTCAACCTGAGCATCAAGGCGCTCACCCCCGACCCCTGGCAGACCGCCGCCGAGAAGTACGAGGTGGGCCAGCGCATCAAGGGCAAGGTCGTGGGCCTCACCCCCTTCGGGGCCTTCGTCGAGATCGAGCCGGGGCTCGAGGGCCTGATCCACATCACCGAGATGAGCTGGACCAAGCGGCCGCGCCACCCCTCCGAGGTCCTCAAGGAGGGCGAGGAGGTCGAGGCCGTGGTGCTGCGCATCGACCCCGAGCAGCGCCGCCTCAGCCTGGGCCTGCGCCAGACCCTGCCCGACCCCTGGAAGGAGCTGCCCGAGAAGTACCCCCCGGGCACCGTGGTCAAGGGCAAGATCACCGGCGTGACCGACTTCGGCGTCTTCGTCGAGATCGAGGACGGCATCGAGGGCCTGGTCCACATCTCCGAGCTCGACTACGAGCACATCGACAACCCCGCCGAGAAGTTCAAGAAGGGCGAGGAGCTGGAGGTGGTCGTCCTCAACATCGACGCCACCGACCAGCGCGTCTCGCTCTCGCGCAAGCGCCTGCTGCCGCCCCCGGTGCCCACCGAAGACGAGGAGCAGGAGAAGAAGCGCCGTCCCCGCCAGAAGAAGGCCAAGGGCGGGCCCAAGCGCGGCGGTCCCCGCGGTCCGCGCCGCGAGCGCGAGCTGCCCGGCATCGCCACCGCGCAGGGGGCCGACCTGGGCTCCTTCGTCGGCGGCGAGAGCAACACCAGCGTCAAGCTGGGCGACCTCTACGGCGACCTCCTCGCCGACCTGGGCCTCGAGGAGGAAGCGCCGGCGGAGCCGGCGGGCGAGAGCGAAGGCTGA
- the typA gene encoding translational GTPase TypA, translated as MELRNLAIIAHVDHGKTTLVDAMLKQAHALERGHEDDELIMDTGELERERGITILAKNTAVVWNGVKINIVDTPGHADFGGEVERALSMVDGVLLLVDAAEGPMPQTRFVLQKALEAGLLPIVVLNKVDKPEARPEEVLNETFDLMVELGASDEQANFPYLYAIGREGQAWREGEKPEDLTPLFETILEHIPEPRVEEGPFQLRVANLDYSSYLGKIAIGKVHRGTVSKGETVVIVGAAGEPRKVKVTAAFTHQGLSRLETTEVLTGDIVALAGMEGVQIGDTVTHKLHPEPLPRLVVDEPTVAITLTPNTSPFAGREGKYVTSRQIAERLYRELETNVALRLVEPRPDTFELHGRGEMHLAILFEQMRREGYEFTVGQPQVLFKYEDGQKLEPYEYLVVDVPEAKFGGVMENLGQRKAEMQQMEPAGGRIRAEYVVPARALFGFRSQLLSLTGGEGLMSHTFHGYGPYAGELKTRTTGSAVSMENGVAFAYSLFKLQERVTFFIEPGTEVYVGMIVGENAREGDMNVNVTKNKKLTNVRAAGSDENIKLIPPRKMTLEEALEFLAPDELLEVTPKSLRLRKAILDPGQRKRVERGKEPR; from the coding sequence ATGGAACTCCGCAACCTTGCCATCATTGCCCACGTCGACCACGGGAAGACCACCCTGGTCGACGCGATGCTGAAACAGGCCCACGCGCTGGAGCGGGGCCACGAAGACGACGAGCTGATCATGGACACCGGCGAGCTCGAGCGCGAGCGCGGGATCACCATCCTGGCCAAGAACACCGCCGTGGTCTGGAACGGCGTCAAGATCAACATCGTCGACACCCCCGGCCACGCCGACTTCGGCGGCGAGGTCGAGCGGGCCCTCTCGATGGTCGACGGCGTGCTGCTTCTGGTCGACGCCGCCGAGGGGCCCATGCCGCAGACGCGGTTCGTGCTGCAGAAGGCGCTCGAGGCCGGCCTTTTGCCCATCGTGGTGCTCAACAAGGTCGACAAGCCCGAGGCCCGGCCCGAAGAGGTGTTGAACGAGACCTTCGACCTGATGGTCGAGCTGGGGGCGAGCGACGAGCAGGCCAATTTTCCCTACCTCTACGCCATCGGCCGCGAGGGCCAGGCCTGGCGCGAGGGCGAAAAGCCCGAAGACCTCACCCCGCTTTTCGAGACCATCCTGGAACACATCCCCGAGCCGCGGGTGGAGGAAGGCCCCTTTCAGCTCAGGGTGGCCAACCTGGACTACTCCAGCTACCTGGGCAAGATCGCCATCGGCAAGGTGCACCGGGGCACGGTCAGCAAGGGCGAGACGGTGGTCATCGTGGGCGCGGCCGGCGAGCCGCGCAAGGTCAAGGTGACCGCCGCCTTCACCCACCAGGGCCTCAGCCGCCTGGAGACGACCGAGGTCCTGACCGGCGACATCGTGGCGCTGGCGGGCATGGAGGGGGTGCAGATCGGCGACACCGTCACCCACAAACTCCACCCCGAGCCGCTGCCGCGGCTGGTCGTCGACGAGCCGACGGTGGCCATCACCCTGACCCCCAACACCTCGCCCTTCGCCGGCCGCGAGGGCAAGTACGTGACCAGCCGCCAGATCGCCGAGCGGCTCTACCGCGAGCTGGAGACCAACGTCGCCCTGCGGCTGGTCGAGCCCCGCCCCGACACCTTCGAGCTGCACGGCCGCGGCGAGATGCACCTGGCGATCCTCTTCGAACAGATGCGGCGCGAGGGCTACGAGTTCACCGTCGGCCAGCCGCAGGTGCTCTTCAAGTACGAGGACGGCCAGAAGCTGGAGCCCTACGAGTACCTGGTCGTCGACGTGCCCGAGGCCAAGTTCGGCGGGGTGATGGAGAACCTGGGCCAGCGCAAGGCCGAGATGCAGCAGATGGAGCCCGCGGGCGGCCGCATCCGCGCCGAGTACGTGGTGCCGGCGCGGGCGCTGTTCGGCTTCCGCAGCCAGCTGCTCAGCCTGACCGGCGGCGAGGGCCTGATGAGCCACACCTTCCACGGCTACGGCCCCTACGCCGGCGAGCTCAAGACCCGCACCACCGGAAGCGCGGTCTCGATGGAGAACGGGGTGGCCTTCGCCTACTCACTGTTCAAGCTGCAAGAGCGGGTGACCTTCTTCATCGAGCCCGGGACCGAGGTCTACGTGGGGATGATCGTGGGCGAGAACGCCCGCGAGGGCGACATGAACGTCAACGTGACCAAGAACAAGAAGCTCACCAACGTCCGCGCCGCCGGCTCCGACGAGAACATCAAGCTGATCCCGCCGCGCAAGATGACGCTGGAGGAGGCGCTCGAGTTCCTGGCCCCCGATGAGCTGCTCGAAGTCACGCCCAAGAGCCTGCGCTTGCGCAAGGCCATTCTCGACCCCGGCCAGCGGAAGCGGGTGGAGCGGGGGAAGGAGCCGCGGTGA